Sequence from the uncultured Draconibacterium sp. genome:
GGTAATTATTGATAATATGATGAACCTGGAATTACTGATGTGGGCAGCCAAAGAAACCGGAAATGAAAGTTTTAAAGAAATTGCCGTAAAACATGCACAAACCACAGCAGCCAACCATTTTCGCGACGATTATTCGTGTTACCACGTAATTGATTATGACCCGGAAACAGGCGAGGTGTTAAACAAAAATACACACCAGGGCGCTGCCGACGACAGCGATTGGGCACGTGGCCAAGCCTGGGCGGTTTATGGTTATACCATGATGTATCGCGAAACAGGAATGGAAGAGTTTCTGGATATGGCTATTAATATTGCCGATTTCCTTTTAACGGTAGATGGAATGAAAGACGGCAAAGTTCCTTACTGGGATTTTAAAGCACCAAATATCCCCAATGAACCTTACGATGCATCGGCTGCAGCTGTTATTTCATCAGCATTGTTCGAGTTGTATGAGTATACGAATAACAAAGCCTATTTCAATACAGCACAAAATCTTTTGGCGACATTGATTACGCCCAAATTTTTTGCAAAAACCGGTAAAAACGGAGGTTTTTTACTCAAACATTCCACCGGCTCGAAACCATACGATTCGGAGGTTGATGTGCCCCTTAATTATGCCGATTACTATTT
This genomic interval carries:
- a CDS encoding glycoside hydrolase family 88 protein yields the protein MKYLITICICIILFSCNNQYSGDIDDVVKYSEKQLEFALKKIEASQTEVKIFPRTLENEKIKLVSSKDWTSGFFGGNLWMMYELTGKNEWKKCALEYTLPLEKEQWNANDHDIGFKMYCSFGHAIKNADNPEYKEILIQSAKTLSTRYNPVVGCIRSWNSNPKTAHWKYPVIIDNMMNLELLMWAAKETGNESFKEIAVKHAQTTAANHFRDDYSCYHVIDYDPETGEVLNKNTHQGAADDSDWARGQAWAVYGYTMMYRETGMEEFLDMAINIADFLLTVDGMKDGKVPYWDFKAPNIPNEPYDASAAAVISSALFELYEYTNNKAYFNTAQNLLATLITPKFFAKTGKNGGFLLKHSTGSKPYDSEVDVPLNYADYYFLESIIKSKKYE